In Methanobacterium sp., a single window of DNA contains:
- the guaA gene encoding glutamine-hydrolyzing GMP synthase: MLDPADFIRESITKIKEEIGNEKAVIALSGGVDSSVASVLVSEAIGDNLIAVFVDHGLLREGEAEYVQKTFEKRLNFDCIDAKEEFLKALEGVEDPEEKRKIIGKVFIRVFEREAEKIGAKFLVQGTIAPDWIESEGKIKSHHNVALPHGLVLKLVEPIRELYKDEVRVLGSKLELPDEIVNRQPFPGPGLAVRIVGTLTPEKIEICRKANAIVEEEVKKEGLDKTLWQYFAVLTDTKVTGVKGDIRDFGYLVVLRMVESWDAMTAHVPELPWEMIRTISARITAEVPEVTHVSLSVSDKPPSTIEFA; the protein is encoded by the coding sequence ATGCTTGATCCAGCTGATTTTATAAGAGAATCAATTACAAAAATTAAAGAAGAAATAGGGAATGAAAAAGCAGTGATTGCACTTTCTGGTGGTGTTGATAGCTCTGTTGCATCTGTATTAGTTTCTGAAGCTATTGGCGATAATCTTATAGCAGTATTTGTTGATCACGGGCTTCTTCGTGAAGGGGAAGCAGAATATGTGCAGAAAACCTTTGAAAAACGTTTAAATTTTGATTGCATTGATGCTAAAGAAGAATTTTTAAAGGCGCTTGAAGGAGTGGAAGACCCTGAAGAGAAGCGTAAGATAATAGGCAAAGTTTTTATAAGGGTATTTGAAAGAGAAGCTGAAAAAATAGGCGCTAAATTTTTAGTTCAGGGGACAATAGCTCCTGACTGGATAGAAAGTGAGGGTAAAATTAAATCTCATCACAATGTTGCATTACCTCATGGATTAGTTTTAAAGCTTGTAGAGCCCATAAGAGAACTTTATAAAGATGAAGTCAGGGTTTTAGGTTCAAAACTTGAGCTTCCTGATGAAATAGTTAACAGGCAGCCTTTTCCTGGCCCAGGGCTTGCTGTTCGGATTGTTGGGACACTAACTCCTGAAAAAATAGAAATCTGTAGAAAAGCTAACGCCATAGTAGAGGAAGAAGTTAAAAAAGAAGGGCTTGATAAAACTCTCTGGCAATATTTCGCAGTTTTAACCGACACAAAGGTTACAGGAGTTAAGGGAGATATAAGAGATTTTGGATATCTTGTTGTTTTACGAATGGTGGAATCATGGGACGCTATGACTGCTCATGTGCCCGAACTTCCATGGGAAATGATAAGAACAATTTCAGCAAGGATTACAGCTGAAGTGCCTGAAGTAACCCATGTATCACTTTCAGTTAGTGATAAACCACCAAGTACAATTGAATTTGCTTAA